The segment TACTGTGTTATTGGCAGTAATCCGCTTTCCCCATAATGATTGATACTCACATTTAAATGTCCAAATTGGAGCAGTCTTTTAGTGAGCTTGATCACAATAGCCAAAGAACCACAAAACATGACAAAACTTGAGCAAAGGTCTAGTATTTGTAGAACCAGATGGTACCACTCGTAGTGCAATGGGTCCTTGCAGAGAGACATAAATTCCTTGTAGGGAAAAGGGAACAAAACTGCATAACCAAGATAGTTGGTCCCTGCAATTCCAGCAAATGAATAGTAGCAATATGGACCAAGCAGGATGGAGACAATTGCAACAGCAAATTGAATTGGGGAGCCCATGATGCTCAATATGCCAAAGGTGAAGCTAGCTTCCCACTGAAATTGAGACAGAAACATACTATTACTCTTCTGACtaatgagagaaaaaaatctattaaaaaccTTTGACTAAAGAGAGTGGGAGATTTCCTATTACTTCACTTCTTTTCTATTCTAAACCCTCATGTGACCAGAACAAGAAACATACTGGAGGGGGAAATAAGCAAAATCAATATCATATATGCCACTTGCTATAAAAAATGATGTGGATTCTCTACAGGCAAGATGAATGTAGGGAAACCAAATTTTGCTAAAAACACTAGAACAAATTAGAGcagatgtattttatttctgcatttgtCATGTATCACAGAAAGACATAAATTGCAGTGGGCGGCCTTAACTTCCAAACTTGAACACTAACaaaaatccccattttaaagacaggAAGTAACTCTGGAACTAGTAGAATCACCAAGCTGGTAGAACGTTTAAAGCTTGTTCGCTTTAAGCCCTGTATAGTGTATTTGATCCACAATTTTAGTTGCAAAATATGCTTTTTCCTCTTGAATATATCATCTGGATTAACTCTGCAGTTCCCCTGACTTCTCTGCTGTATTTAGACACCATATTGAATAATGACATAAGCTTACAAGTGATCTTTGTGTTTGTCCTCTGTCAGCCAAAAGAATAAGTACACCAGCAATAACAGCCTGTGGATGAGGGAAACAGACAGTTACACCCGTAATACTTCGTAATGCTAGTAGTAATTTAAACTCTGAAATGCTTTGCAAACGTTTTAATTGTTATCATAACttgatgggccaaattctgccttcattaATGTTCATTAAACCTGCATCGCTCCCAGTGGGGtggcacaggtgtaactgagggtagCAATTAGACTGAGGTTGACTGTATGTGGTGATGATGATTTGGGAACTCTGTCTGTACAGCCAATGAATTCTGGGTCATATTATGAAGTTGTTACTGTGAAAATTACTGTGTCACTGAATATCTCTGGGTACATGTGGAGTCCACCATGGGCTGATGGCTTTTAGCACATACCCATAAGATTATGGACAATAGAGAGTTGTTAACCTTAATGACTCTGATTGCACAATGGGTATGCTAACAAGGTTGGCTGAAGCTCGGAGAACGAGTATACGCCAATTCATCAATAGGAAGTTGATGAGGAAGACCTGAGTGGTTACTATGCTGAATTCCCCACTGGAGGCACAACTCCATTTATGCTAAATATATCAGAAATGAATTTGGCTCACTGTACTCAACTTTTTGCCAGCCCATGAATCTTGGATCTGCCTGTATCTTTGCTCCTAATAATATATTGTTGATGAATGGAACCACCAAAGGCAAATGTGTCTGAAACAAGACTCTGAAGGTCAGAAGATCAGAAAATGGCATAATTTGGGCTCTCATTGCTGACACAGAGGCAAATGTATCAACAAGTTTGAAAACCCAGAACCTTGAGCAATATGGTTTTGTGGTTTGTTTCCCCTTTCTGGCATGTTAAATGTTTTAAGACCTAGATTTTAATATTTCATGGcactttgtatttaaaatttttgatTTAGGGAATTTGAAAATACTTCTCCTGAGGCCGAGCCTGAAATGATAATCTTGGCATAGCCATAACATAAAGTTCTCATGGATAAAAGCAGAAACATCTGGAGTCATGAGTGGTAGTTGGCTAAATTAAGCAGAAGAAAAGCCACAGGCAGGGGATCCTACAGGGTTCTAGCCAGAATAAATTAGGCTACAAAATAAGAGTACTATTAAGAGCAATTGTAATACTGAGGCTGCACTATAAGATGAGGGCCAAACTCTTTCACAATCTTCTTTGTCAACTGAGAGGGGTTCAATTTACACTTAATGCACATGTGGTTGGTGGAACAAAGGAAAAACTGAAGATGGATAAAAGCAAGGGAGGGATTATACATCATGCTGGTTTAGCTCCAGGCAGATAATTTAAACTAGTAGATGATCAGTTTCCAGTTTGTTTTAAATACTCTGGCAAGAAATGTTACTTTCTATCCCAAAGTTTAAAATGCCATAACATTGCAGTTTTGTAAGCACtgccattttggttttttttttcttaattcttAATCTGATCCAGTGTAgccaatgggattctttccattgactcagGGTCTGTTTTTAAAGGCATTGTTCAGCGTTGTACAGCCAAACTCCCTAAACAGGCTGCTGCCTAGCAGAATTTTCAGTCCTCAAGTAGTTGGCACTTAGCCACCTATCTCCCCATTCACTGCCTGGGGTCATGTACTCACCTAAATATGGAGGCTGCAGAATCCTGGGATCTGAGTACTGCCCTGCCTAACAGGACTTTCAACACAAGCGAGGCAACCTTTAAGTGATAGGAGACAGGTCAGCTTCTGTGCACCAGTGTCTGTCTGCAACAATTACACTGCAGTCTTACACCATGTTCACCTGTTGCAGCTGCTACATCTACAAGGCCAATTCCATTATCTAGTTcggagctggagaaggaaaaggagtcATATTCCTCTCCCACTGGAATCTCCCCTCAGCACTGTCAGTACCCGAGGCCACAGAACATGATGCACTCCGCCGCCTGCTCCTGCACTCCAGACATTCAATGGATAGAGAGAACGGTGAGTCAGATTTCCCTCCGTGCTGTGTAATCTGTATTTGTGCTCAATCTGTGTTCTTCCCATATACGCGTGCACTCAGCACCAAGTGCGTGATCCTGGTTTGACCCATCCTCCAGACCGTTCTCCATGGGCTGCCCATCAGTGAAACATCCTTCTACCACCATCAGCTCAaattcccttccccatcccctgccccacacgGACCCAGTCTGGCCTGAGCCTCCCCTACCAAATGCCCGTAACCCACCAAAATGGTACACTTCCCATGACTTTCCCCAGCCCCCATGTACCTCTTTTGTCAGACCCTCCCATAGCACCCAATCACTTTCGTGTTACCAGACCTTACCTATCATTCAGACACATCTGTGTGTCTATTCCATCCCCCTTATGCAATCATCTTTGTGCATCAAACcacctcccagcagccccctgtcTCTCAccttcacccccccgcccccagcagcctTTCCTACTCCATTGAACCAATCTGCCTTTTACAGTTCTGTTTCCACTCGGTCATGACTTGGCCATAAGTGCAAGGCTAAAGTAAAGATGACTGACTCCAGTCTCAGCACATCCTACCAAACAGGCCCCTCACAAACAGTGGAGTGCCTGGGATGTCCTGTGACAGCTGCCACCAGGCTTGGAACCACTGGCTAGAAAATCTAAAGATGCCTGGTGGTTTGCACAGAAATACCCCCTAATGCACCATATCCCAGTCATTGTGGGGCTCAAGTTGGGGCTCTCAAGCCTTCCAGGCTCTCTCTACAGCGCAGCTGGGAGAATGGAAGTCCTGGAATGGGCTTCTCATGAAGCCCAGAGGCTGCCCCACCATGTGGGCTTCTCCGGGCCAGGAGCCCTAGGACATCCAAACCCCTGGGCCAGCTGATTGCCTGACTCCCACAGCCTGATGAGTGAACTGCCCTGAGAGTCAGGCAAACTGGAGAGCCAGCTGGCCCAGGAGTTTGGAAGCTCTAGGGCAGACCCTGTGGAGGGGTGTCTCAGAAGCCACAGACCTTGGAAGTCCTGGCAGCAGCTTGTGAAGCTgacatgattcttgtcagtttcactgctgctctTTTAGCAGCTGCAAGGGTCCATGGTGTGTATTTCATTTCCTGAGCTGGTGTTTCCAAACCAAACCTTTGTTGGAATTTCTGGTTcacaggaaataaataaataaataggtttcATTCACacttggaacaaaaccaaatttcaaacaGTTGAAAATTCCTTCAAACCAGAAATTCCGAGTTTCAGCCGGCTCTACTTAGCACTCACTGTCTGTCTCTGTACTTTAGGATGAATGGTGCTGGATCAGTGGGCAGGGCCAAACATAAGCAATGTGAAGAAATCTTTCTATTACCATGATATGGTATCTTGGCCATCACAATGAAAACAAATCTGATCATACATGTAACAACTTATGTGTTCACTAAATTAGCAATGGCATTACCAGCTTCAGGACTTGGAGCCAGAGTCTTCCGTCCAGTTTTAAGCTAACCTCCCTCTTGAAGGCAATGAAaagttctgcttaaaaactgaTGAAACAGCATAGTTCTTCCTTAGTTCAAGGGGCTGTGGAATCAGAGCTGAGGCAAAGTTGGAAGTTTAAATTTAGTGGCTTGGATAAAATGGGATCTATAGCTGTACCACCCTTATTTTCACTTTGCTAAACCAAACCCGCTCCatgtttgtccacatctctttgTGGAATGTACCAGAGGAAGTGGCCACAAAAGCATCCCTAAACAAATGACACTGTTAGAAACACCCTAATCCCATCAACAGCAATGTTTTAAGTAAAGCGATACCCAAAACTGCAATTAAACCCTGGTGGAAGGAATAGGATGAGGATCACAGAACATAATTCAATCAGTTCTGGcatattgttttaatgtaatttattatttGGATCCTAACATCTGCAGGACATCAGTAACTCTCAAAAACGTCAGCAATCCAAGGCGCTCATAGTAAAGGATTTTTACTTGAGCATCTTTTGATGCCTCTTTTCTAGTAAATGAAGGTAGAAACTGGTGGGTGATTTCATGAACCAGGGAACTGAAGGAAAACTCCAAGCCCCCATCCTTTTAaagccctttcctcagggctgAATTATCATCAAAACAATCACAAAACCAAAAGCAGATCAACTGAAAAACACTGGGCAATAATCCCCCAAAGGCTCCCCACGCTGGAACCAGCTAGTAGGGAAGAAGGAAGGACACCCTTTAATTCTCCTTTTGACccagcttccccttccttttaCACTCTACCCAAGCAGCAATGGGACCAGCCTGGAACTTGTAACCCTTTACAGGCTGCAATCTCTTTACTTTGTTACAAAATTCTGCCCTATAACATACAGCCCCCTGCAATGAGCTGAGTTCAGTGGGGATGCACTAGGTGTAAACCAGAGCAGAATTTGAGTCTTAAACTATTATAGAGATTTCATGGGTCTGTGGCTGCATAATTTTTAACTCAAAAACTTGCTGCACTTGTATACATCTTCATGCATAGTTTGAAACCTAAAACATAAACAGGCTTCTGCTGAAACTAAAGGACATGAACCCAAGAGCAGCAAATCAGTGTGAGAGAGGAGCCAAATTCTGATATCACTTGCAAGAGTATATCTCCAGTCATGTTACTTCAcattgacactggtgtaactgaaatccAGATTTGGCCCAGAGTTGGAGAGTTTAGTTTTTGCTAGCAAAGAAAAATTGTGAGAGCCAAATATCCTGAAACAATCAATATCTTAACATTTATTGCAAAGTTAAATCTTATCAAGGAGTTGCAGGGAGctcctgtatttaatttaatgtTGAATACTCCAAGTACTTCTTTTTAAAGAGCTTATATTAATAGGAATCAAATTCAGACATGGTTGACTTTTCTTAGAATTTCAGTAACTTCTCTAATATCTTTTCCCTGCTAACATTTTTCTTGTGGCCTACCAAAGTTCCATTCCAGATGGGACAGGCGATTCGAACGCTCCAGCCAGCAAACCAAGGCTTAtaagaaaaaacaggaaagaaagcAAAAATTCCAGAGAAAATGCTTATAATCCCAAAGGTAATAAGTGTCCCTCCGGTACCCTCATACAGGCTCTTTGTTTTCAttatgagtctctctctctctcttcctctttccctctgCTTGATTCACATCAAGGATTAGTAACTAAAGCCTAGTCAAAGACGTTTCATTATAAACAGAAGTTTCTTAGAGACTGTAGTCATGACGCATGCAGATTGTGTACCTACCATGACAAAACATTATTCTAGTTAACTTAAATTAATCCTACGTAGCCACAAGTGGAATCAAAAAGGCACCTAATGTGCCCAATAACATAAAATGGctttctttaaaagaataatCCCTGTCCACTTTCAGCTGCAGAAAAACCCATCTAGTGATTTCGAATTACTTCTTCATCTGTCTTCCCATGAGGAGCGACCACTTCCTAGTTTGTGGAGAGCCAGAAATTTGCTGACAGCACTATAGTCATTGTTTCCAATTCTGACCAGTGTATTAGAGCCAAGACTGAACCCAATATCCTTTGTGTCTTATAGGTCAGCACGTGCAGAACACAGATGCATATGTCTCTGCATGTGACCATGCTCACCCCTAGCAATAGGTATTTATAACATAAAATTTGTGTCAGGAGGTTTTCACTGGGGATTTTgcttgtttctgttttaaaatcaaGTGCCCTGCGCAATTCATGTTGTTAACTTTCGATCATCCCCCCAAAAACAGGCAGATAATTTCAGTTCCACGCATGGGACAGAAGAGGGGCTTGGGAAGATTCTGGGGCCTGTTCCTGCTGCCAGGGGCCATTGACTGCAATCGGAGCAGTACTAGTGATTACCACAAAAATTACACGGTTTACCGAACAGGTTCCCCAGTTGCTCCTGTACCTGCAACGGCAAATATTTTGCTTGAAAGGACTTAAGTCATTATATTTGTTGCACATTATCACACGTAACTTCTGAGTCACAACTGCACAATACTGAAAACAGCGGAACTCATTTCAAACATGCTGCCCCTGGAGAGTTGCCATGGTTATATGATCCTTCAATTAGGGTGGCCTCTGAGATGGCAATGGTATTACATAGAGGCGGAAGGGAACTATTTTCCAACCCTCCTGAGTGAGTAGACACATCTCTACCTGTGTAATGTTAGTTTATTTGTGACAAGAACTGACAGCAAGTTCAGGGTCACTACTGTGtccaatagggtgaccaggtgtcctaattttatagggacagtcccgatatttgtggctttttcttatataggcgcctattaccccccaaccccgtcctgatttttcatacttgctatctgatcaccctagtgtCCAATGGGCCCAGCAGAAGGGCTGCAAAACATCCAGCTGTGGCTCCCTAATTCTCAGGCTGCAATTTTGTTGGCCCTGGCTGCTCTAATATACACCAGCTGGTAACAAACAGAGATCCAGCTCTCTTCCTGCCGCTTATGTCCCCTAGGACTAGGTAGAGGAGGGGGTGCCATGCCAGTTCTAAGCCAGCTGAGGACTTCCCCAGGTTGGGAGAATTCTGAGCTAGCAAGATGTGACAAGATTCCACTTGTCATGGCTGCAGTTGTGCAAACAGGCTAGAGAATCTAGCCCTGGAAAGTCAAGGTGGCatgggactagggtgaccagatagcaagggtgaaaaatcgggacagggagtggggggtaataggcacctatataagacaaagccccaaatatcgggactgtccccataaaatcgggacatctggtcacactacATGGGACACAATCCTTAATGCAATGGGTTGTAGACATTTAACCCCAGAAACCAGATGACCttaggagtaaacagtgaggtggcaaaatttgcagatgatacaaaactactcaagatagttaagtcccaggcagactgcaaagagctacaaaaggatctctcaaaactgggtgactgagcaacaaaatggcagatgaagttcaatgttgataaatgcaaagtaatgcacattggaaaacataaccccaactatatgtataaaatgatggggtctaaattagctgttaccactaaagaaagagatcttggagtcattatggatagttctctgaaaacatccactcaatgtgcagtggcagtcaaaaaagtgaacagaatgctgggaatcattaagaaagggatggataataagacagaaaatatcatattgcctgtatacaaatccatggtatgctcacatcttgaatactgcatgcagatgtggtcacccaatctcaaaaaagaaatattggaattggaaaaggttcagaaaagggcaacaaaaattattaggggtatggagcatttgcatatgaggagagattaatacgactgggacttttcagcttggaaaaaagatgactaagggaggatatgatagaagtctataaaatcatgactggtgtaaagaaagtaaataaggaagtgttatttactccttctcataacacaagaactagggatcaccaaatgaaattaataggcagcaggtttaaaacaaacaaaaggaagtattttttcacacaacgcacagtcaacctgtggaactccttgccagaggatgttgcgaaagccaagactataacagggttcaaaaaagaaatagatacgTTGATGGAGtctaggttcatcaatggctattaggcaggatgggcaggaatggtgtccctagcctgtgtttgtcagagggtggagatggatgtcaggagagagatcacttgatgattacctgttccgttcattctctctagggcacctggcattggccactgtcagaagacaggacactgggctagatggacttttggtctgatccagtgtggccgttcttatgctcttatacTCAGGATTAATAGGAGCTGCAATAACTCAGTAAAGCGGGGCATGAAGGTAGAACctcaaccttaactttgaatgTGTGCCTTTGATGGATTTCACAATATTAATTTCACTGGATAAGTCTGGGGTTCTTTTGGCACTTAATTGATCTATGGGTTGTCACCATAAGATTGAAAAAGTATATTTATTCTTATGACACTGACTTTCTTTATGAAATATTATCCAAActccaatttaattaaattaaaattagcaggccttttatttttttaaatatgcacagTCTGTCTTCTCTTAGATTACCTTTAATCTCTGCTATTAGCAAGTCAATAAAGTGACACATGGAAAATTATACGCTATTGGCTCTATTAGGAATGCAAGTTGCAAGATGACTTCATGGTCTTGAATGACAACATAAGCATGCCAGATGCTCATAGTGCGTGACCCCTTTAAAGACTTAGAAAGATCATACActactttaaaatgtaatttcctGCATGTAGAGTGAAGAAAGAGAGCCTAACAGCTTAATGTTATTTAGTGCTTCCCATCTAGTGTGAATGTCTTAATAACAAATCACAGCTCTGATCTCCTTTTTGGCTGCATGTTTCCAATACACTCTTTAATGCTTTTCTCATGACCGGAATGGTTAACATTCCATATTTTCTTGCTGTTAAGTGGTAATCAGGGTTGTATTTCATTCCCTGATGAAGAGGGACCTTTGCACAGTAGCGTACAAATAATTTAGTCCTTGGTCTGAGTCATGCTTTGACTTTTACTGAATCTTTTATCTGGAGGTTAAAGCA is part of the Chelonia mydas isolate rCheMyd1 chromosome 9, rCheMyd1.pri.v2, whole genome shotgun sequence genome and harbors:
- the TMEM212 gene encoding transmembrane protein 212 isoform X1, which gives rise to MKTKSLYEGTGGTLITFGIISIFSGIFAFFPVFSYKPWFAGWSVRIACPIWNGTLAVIAGVLILLADRGQTQRSLWEASFTFGILSIMGSPIQFAVAIVSILLGPYCYYSFAGIAGTNYLGYAVLFPFPYKEFMSLCKDPLHYEWYHLVLQILDLCSSFVMFCGSLAIVIKLTKRLLQFGHLNVSINHYGESGLLPITQ
- the TMEM212 gene encoding transmembrane protein 212 isoform X2 — encoded protein: MKTKSLYEGTGGTLITFGIISIFSGIFAFFPVFSYKPWFAGWSVRIACPIWNGTLAVIAGVLILLADRGQTQRSLWEASFTFGILSIMGSPIQFAVAIVSILLGPYCYYSFAGIAGTNYLGYAVLFPFPYKEFMSLCKDPLHYEWYHLVLQILDLCSSFVMFCGSLAIVIKLTKRLLQFGHLNE